The Buttiauxella selenatireducens genome has a window encoding:
- the arsC gene encoding glutaredoxin-dependent arsenate reductase codes for MSNITIYHNPACGTSRNTLELIHNSGNEPTIIYYLDTPPSHDELLKLIADMGISVRALLRKNVEPYEQLGLADGDFTDEQLIEFMLQHPILINRPIVVTPLGTRLCRPSEIVLDILPEPQKGAFVKEDGEKVIDEAGKRIK; via the coding sequence ATGAGCAACATAACTATTTATCACAACCCAGCCTGCGGCACGTCACGTAACACGCTGGAGTTGATTCACAATAGCGGCAATGAACCGACCATTATTTATTATCTCGATACTCCACCGTCTCACGATGAACTGCTCAAACTGATTGCAGATATGGGGATTTCGGTGCGGGCGTTGTTGCGTAAGAACGTTGAACCTTACGAGCAGCTTGGTCTTGCTGATGGGGATTTTACTGACGAGCAGCTGATTGAATTTATGCTTCAGCACCCAATTCTGATTAATCGTCCCATCGTTGTGACACCACTGGGCACCCGCTTGTGTCGCCCTTCAGAAATTGTGCTGGATATCTTGCCGGAGCCACAAAAAGGGGCATTCGTGAAGGAAGACGGTGAAAAAGTTATTGATGAAGCAGGGAAGCGAATTAAATAA